In bacterium, the following proteins share a genomic window:
- a CDS encoding glycosyltransferase family 2 protein, with the protein MGKGSSITFSIVIVSLNGRQRLALPLEALRRCDPVPFETIVVDNGSTDGTSEFVAAECPEAILVRSPHNLGFAGGNNLGVLNARGDVVILLNDDTEPDPDWLAPLAEAFAADPKLGIAGCRLLYPGRETIQHLGGVIHPNGLTNHIDYGVPVAEQTIHEPTDMNYVTGAAMAIRRRAIGRIGLLDEGFWPIYFEEIDYCTRAWRAGWKVRVFPTSTVIHHESQTTERLSRRFLTMYNRNRWRYLLKNRRGLDLLRAIRAEGRWIAQNAPWDNLWSCARAYAWAAIQWREIQAAVRREGKRSHG; encoded by the coding sequence CCGTTGGAGGCGCTGCGGCGCTGCGACCCGGTCCCGTTCGAGACGATCGTTGTGGATAATGGCTCGACCGACGGCACCAGCGAGTTCGTCGCCGCCGAGTGTCCGGAGGCGATTCTTGTTCGCTCGCCGCACAACCTGGGGTTCGCCGGCGGGAATAACCTCGGCGTCCTGAACGCCCGGGGCGACGTGGTGATCCTGCTCAATGACGACACGGAGCCCGATCCGGACTGGCTGGCGCCGCTGGCGGAGGCCTTCGCCGCGGACCCGAAGCTTGGGATCGCCGGCTGTCGGTTGCTTTATCCGGGGCGTGAGACGATCCAGCACCTCGGCGGCGTCATCCACCCGAACGGGCTGACGAATCACATCGATTACGGCGTGCCGGTGGCCGAGCAGACGATCCACGAACCGACCGATATGAACTATGTCACCGGAGCGGCGATGGCGATTCGCCGCCGCGCAATCGGACGGATTGGGTTGCTCGACGAGGGATTCTGGCCGATCTATTTCGAGGAGATCGATTACTGCACGCGCGCCTGGCGGGCGGGCTGGAAGGTCCGCGTTTTTCCGACGTCGACAGTGATCCATCACGAATCCCAGACGACCGAGCGGCTGAGTCGCCGTTTCCTGACCATGTACAATCGCAATCGCTGGCGTTACTTGTTGAAGAACCGGCGTGGTCTGGACCTGCTGCGGGCGATCCGCGCGGAAGGTCGCTGGATAGCGCAGAATGCTCCGTGGGATAATCTGTGGTCGTGCGCGCGAGCGTACGCCTGGGCGGCGATCCAGTGGCGCGAGATTCAGGCCGCCGTGCGCCGCGAAGGGAAGCGTTCTCATGGCTGA
- a CDS encoding glycosyltransferase, whose translation MAEILVVAAGPLLEEAGTTQISGQCMRTSHFIEPMKAAGHQVRLLTVPIPGASDPDDRCSVEKRRYKDLLYYKAFTSHDEAYIINALRSVLHKSNFDAVVGINAYPAYLVAQAAPELPFWADLYGWTMAEGQTRAALVNSDRYYDHFWRLEVAALLAADRFSTASARQGNALYGELAMVGRLNRHTFDWPFATTIPTATSPIYDQLQRTRKTPPALADKVPDDAHMILWSGGFNTWTDVDLLAESFRSAMEANPNIHLVATGGAVVGHDDKSYVRFQKLAAEQLPADRVHLLGWVETELVVALHARADVGINVDCRNTETHFGARTRLTHMMGAGLPVLTTRGTEIAEWIEENRAGEVVASGDVAAFADALIDSAADPNRWQRRAQRARKRVREAFDPQQTLADFLEWCGEPKWAPDRDPRLTRRRGARKAGPDLAEDVEALLWARLKVEGQVGPLLTDRESLRRLRAKWPLRLWRSIKSRLKG comes from the coding sequence ATGGCTGAGATTCTAGTCGTTGCGGCCGGGCCGTTGCTCGAAGAGGCCGGCACGACGCAGATCAGCGGACAGTGCATGCGCACGTCGCATTTCATCGAGCCGATGAAAGCCGCCGGCCACCAGGTTCGGCTGCTGACGGTTCCGATTCCCGGCGCCAGCGATCCGGACGACCGCTGCTCGGTGGAGAAGCGCCGCTACAAGGATCTGCTTTACTACAAGGCATTCACAAGCCACGACGAAGCGTACATCATCAACGCGTTGCGCAGCGTGCTGCACAAATCGAATTTCGACGCCGTCGTCGGCATCAACGCGTATCCGGCATACCTCGTCGCGCAGGCCGCGCCTGAACTGCCTTTCTGGGCAGACCTGTATGGTTGGACGATGGCGGAGGGACAGACGCGCGCCGCTCTCGTGAACAGCGACCGGTACTACGATCACTTCTGGCGTCTGGAGGTCGCGGCGCTTCTGGCGGCGGATCGCTTCTCGACGGCAAGCGCACGCCAGGGCAATGCGCTGTACGGCGAGTTGGCAATGGTGGGGCGGCTGAATCGCCACACGTTCGATTGGCCGTTTGCGACGACGATCCCGACGGCGACTTCGCCGATCTACGATCAACTGCAACGCACGCGCAAGACGCCGCCGGCCCTGGCAGATAAGGTGCCCGACGACGCGCACATGATACTGTGGAGCGGCGGCTTCAATACTTGGACCGACGTGGACTTGCTGGCGGAATCTTTCCGGAGCGCCATGGAGGCCAATCCCAACATCCACCTGGTCGCGACCGGTGGCGCGGTGGTTGGGCACGACGACAAGTCTTACGTGCGCTTTCAGAAGTTGGCGGCGGAGCAGTTGCCTGCCGATCGAGTTCATTTGCTGGGCTGGGTGGAAACCGAACTGGTCGTCGCGTTGCATGCCCGCGCGGACGTTGGGATCAACGTGGATTGCCGCAACACGGAAACCCACTTCGGCGCGCGCACGCGACTGACGCACATGATGGGCGCGGGCCTTCCGGTCCTGACAACTCGCGGCACCGAGATCGCCGAGTGGATCGAGGAGAATCGCGCCGGCGAAGTCGTGGCCAGCGGCGACGTGGCGGCATTCGCCGATGCGTTGATCGACAGCGCTGCCGATCCGAATCGGTGGCAGCGCCGCGCCCAGCGCGCCCGCAAACGCGTCCGCGAGGCCTTCGACCCGCAGCAGACGCTGGCGGATTTCCTGGAGTGGTGCGGAGAGCCGAAATGGGCTCCTGACCGGGACCCCCGGTTGACCCGGCGCCGTGGGGCGCGCAAGGCTGGTCCCGATCTGGCGGAAGACGTCGAGGCGCTGCTGTGGGCGCGCCTGAAGGTCGAAGGCCAGGTTGGGCCGCTGCTGACAGACCGTGAATCTCTGCGCCGGCTGCGCGCGAAGTGGCCCTTGCGCCTGTGGCGCTCGATCAAGTCTCGCCTGAAAGGCTGA
- a CDS encoding peptidyl-prolyl cis-trans isomerase: protein MKKFPTLRTIWPLMAAIILLVSTAPAADSDLAFLRDTWRPDPDAVIAVASDRAISELDVYLWQLIVSADPLIVKDWQEAITAGRTNQLRDIERAVRQIIEYRALAQLPEGRKALSADTLAKGTRIYAAPGAKYVLTDELIMLSLEISPIDIAHYYRTHESEFLRPAEVDVRRLRIPFPENMTETARQEIFRTAQSLRQRAVSQGGLLPLLREYPEYQLDRPVDGLKTVTATGSEVDPRVRERIFELATAEISTPIQTPNGLLLVEIVERRAGKAQPITDVQDQIREKLRAQFLPQQYQYQLAEASAKAHPINRAARFPYMDDEAEILRVRQFFLNKGEYADLFPERVLAEGRVPGALFPHVQEIVTGEVITQRLEEMVLEREEAYRIAKEMGRDLTLAAQALRVRRALVQPTDEQITKYLMAHRSELLPEPQVTLWRIDVAPRNEDSIRASALRNLTPQMMSYLREQLTVAEQQLSERAAITGDSIYATPSVVLRRVPQPEDSRLRLRYNKLEAMEGSAVKRDFGLDPQSLRAGVFTDPRAQADGTVSAFYIERIDMPPSLDNDQLRARASLDFILETAREPGVAAVRQMDQSGALKWNIPVEGVYNTP from the coding sequence ATGAAGAAGTTCCCGACACTGCGAACAATCTGGCCGCTGATGGCCGCGATCATTTTGCTGGTTTCGACGGCGCCTGCCGCGGATTCGGACCTGGCATTCTTGAGGGACACGTGGCGTCCGGATCCGGATGCGGTGATTGCCGTGGCCAGCGATCGGGCGATCAGCGAACTCGACGTCTACTTGTGGCAGCTCATCGTCTCCGCCGATCCGTTGATCGTGAAGGACTGGCAGGAAGCCATCACCGCCGGCCGCACGAATCAGTTGCGAGACATTGAGAGAGCCGTTCGTCAAATCATCGAGTACCGCGCGCTGGCGCAACTGCCCGAAGGGCGTAAGGCTCTCAGTGCGGATACACTCGCAAAGGGCACGCGCATCTATGCCGCGCCGGGCGCGAAGTATGTGCTGACCGATGAACTGATCATGTTGTCGCTAGAGATCTCACCGATCGATATCGCGCACTACTACCGCACACACGAATCGGAATTCCTTCGCCCCGCTGAAGTCGATGTGCGTCGCCTTCGCATTCCATTTCCGGAGAACATGACTGAAACCGCGCGGCAGGAGATCTTCCGCACCGCTCAATCATTGCGTCAGCGTGCGGTCAGCCAGGGCGGATTGCTTCCTCTGCTGAGAGAGTATCCCGAGTATCAGCTCGATCGTCCCGTCGATGGGTTGAAGACGGTGACGGCGACCGGCAGCGAAGTGGACCCGCGTGTTCGCGAACGCATCTTCGAATTGGCAACTGCAGAGATCAGCACCCCGATCCAAACGCCGAACGGTTTGCTGTTGGTGGAAATCGTAGAACGTCGCGCAGGAAAAGCCCAGCCGATCACCGACGTGCAGGATCAGATTCGCGAGAAACTGCGCGCGCAGTTCCTGCCACAGCAGTATCAGTATCAACTGGCCGAAGCGAGCGCGAAGGCTCACCCGATCAATCGTGCCGCGCGTTTTCCCTACATGGACGACGAAGCGGAAATCCTGCGCGTGCGGCAGTTCTTCCTGAACAAGGGCGAGTACGCTGACCTTTTCCCCGAACGCGTTCTAGCGGAAGGCCGTGTGCCCGGCGCGCTGTTCCCTCACGTGCAGGAAATTGTCACGGGCGAAGTGATCACGCAGCGGCTCGAGGAGATGGTACTCGAACGTGAAGAGGCATATCGCATCGCGAAGGAAATGGGCAGGGACCTGACGCTGGCCGCACAAGCACTTCGTGTTCGTCGCGCGTTGGTGCAACCCACGGACGAACAGATCACCAAGTACCTGATGGCACACCGTTCCGAGCTGTTGCCGGAGCCGCAAGTGACCCTGTGGCGCATCGATGTCGCGCCGCGCAACGAGGACTCGATCCGCGCTTCCGCGCTTCGCAATCTCACACCGCAGATGATGAGCTACCTGCGCGAGCAGTTGACTGTCGCGGAGCAGCAACTAAGCGAGCGTGCCGCGATCACCGGCGACTCGATCTACGCCACGCCCAGTGTCGTTCTGCGTCGCGTGCCCCAGCCGGAAGATTCGCGTCTGCGCTTGCGCTACAACAAGCTCGAAGCGATGGAGGGGTCGGCCGTGAAGCGGGACTTCGGATTGGATCCGCAGTCATTGCGCGCCGGCGTTTTCACCGATCCGCGTGCCCAGGCGGACGGCACCGTCAGCGCCTTCTACATCGAGCGCATCGACATGCCGCCATCGCTCGACAACGACCAACTTCGTGCACGCGCAAGCCTCGACTTCATCCTCGAAACCGCGCGCGAACCAGGCGTCGCCGCCGTTCGTCAGATGGATCAAAGCGGTGCCTTGAAATGGAACATCCCCGTCGAGGGTGTGTACAATACGCCCTGA
- the dnaX gene encoding DNA polymerase III subunit gamma/tau → MADGSRSDYVVIARRYRPQVFKDVVGQRAVVQVLHNEIEDGRIGHGYLFCGPRGTGKTSMARIFAKALNCEHGPTTAPCGKCHHCLEIAEGTALDVIEVDAATYTKVEQTRELLEGLRRAPFSARYKVYIIDEVHMLSNHSFNALLKSLEEPPPHVVFILATTNPEKLPDTVISRCRRCNFERISVPDIVANLGEILDREKVTVREDERVQVLTAIALACEGGLRDAQVLLDQLISLSPEEVTLEDVRSLLGVVESDLFTRLITALIERDTKACLEIVGDLVDRGRDLSRFVKMFLSFLRDAMLMKVGGTGELVRVADAQSEELKKLLEKASLQYLLNCIQQFLDLEERMRGAAPPRFLLEFVLIKLTAIDPRLVIDARLGGDPDGPDGSGGGGGASARRGTAAPSRPGSTAPGKSTSPQQPRAQRSSQPAAALMREAAPELEPEYPEPEAIPTTDGDRWTALVERLGKVAPTIQGVIRNARLVEVTESKLFIELSAGDRAMRQQMERPEIFGGVREAARAIWRRGLVPHISVEEVAPAPTPVSVMEPDAPPPIEEDYYEEYEEEPVDLAMQTTLNAPPEPVAAPALSKPMTLDEAREKFPEFREACELVERHFNVQPTHFNGEKVAEA, encoded by the coding sequence ATGGCTGATGGTTCTCGTTCGGATTATGTCGTCATCGCACGCCGGTATCGGCCCCAGGTCTTCAAGGACGTGGTGGGCCAGCGCGCCGTTGTGCAGGTGCTGCACAACGAAATCGAGGATGGCCGCATCGGGCACGGGTACCTCTTCTGCGGGCCGCGCGGGACGGGCAAGACGTCCATGGCGCGCATCTTCGCGAAGGCGCTGAATTGCGAGCACGGCCCAACGACGGCGCCTTGCGGCAAGTGCCATCATTGCCTGGAAATCGCCGAAGGCACCGCGCTGGATGTGATCGAGGTCGACGCCGCCACCTACACGAAGGTCGAACAGACGCGCGAGTTGCTCGAAGGCCTGCGCCGTGCGCCCTTCAGCGCGCGCTACAAGGTCTACATCATCGACGAAGTCCACATGCTGTCGAACCACTCCTTCAACGCGCTGCTGAAGAGCCTGGAGGAGCCGCCGCCGCATGTCGTCTTCATTCTGGCCACGACCAACCCGGAGAAGTTGCCGGATACGGTGATTTCGCGCTGTCGGCGCTGCAACTTCGAGCGCATCAGCGTGCCGGACATCGTGGCAAACCTGGGTGAGATTCTCGATCGCGAGAAGGTGACGGTGCGCGAGGACGAGCGCGTGCAGGTGCTGACGGCGATCGCGCTGGCGTGCGAGGGCGGTCTGCGCGACGCGCAGGTGTTGCTGGACCAGTTGATCTCGCTGTCGCCGGAGGAAGTGACACTGGAGGACGTGCGGTCGCTGCTGGGCGTGGTCGAGAGCGATCTGTTCACGCGACTGATCACGGCGCTGATCGAACGCGACACAAAGGCGTGCCTGGAGATCGTCGGCGACCTGGTGGATCGCGGCCGCGATCTGAGCCGGTTCGTGAAGATGTTCCTGAGTTTCCTGCGCGATGCGATGCTGATGAAAGTCGGCGGCACCGGCGAACTGGTGCGCGTGGCGGATGCGCAATCGGAAGAATTGAAGAAGCTGCTGGAGAAAGCGAGCCTGCAGTACCTGCTGAATTGCATCCAGCAGTTCCTCGACCTGGAAGAACGGATGCGTGGCGCGGCGCCGCCGCGATTCCTGTTGGAGTTTGTGCTGATCAAGCTGACGGCGATCGATCCTCGGCTGGTGATCGACGCGCGGCTAGGCGGCGACCCGGACGGTCCCGATGGCAGTGGCGGTGGAGGCGGCGCGTCTGCCCGACGCGGCACGGCTGCTCCGAGCCGGCCGGGCTCGACGGCGCCCGGCAAGTCGACATCTCCGCAGCAACCCCGCGCGCAGCGCAGCTCCCAGCCCGCCGCGGCGCTGATGCGCGAAGCCGCGCCGGAGCTCGAACCCGAGTATCCGGAACCGGAAGCCATTCCGACGACCGACGGCGATCGCTGGACGGCGCTGGTGGAGCGGCTCGGGAAAGTCGCGCCGACAATCCAGGGGGTGATTCGCAACGCGCGCCTAGTCGAAGTCACCGAGAGCAAGCTCTTCATCGAACTGAGCGCCGGCGATCGCGCCATGCGCCAGCAGATGGAACGGCCGGAGATCTTTGGCGGAGTTCGCGAAGCCGCGCGCGCAATCTGGCGCCGCGGGCTTGTGCCGCATATCAGCGTGGAAGAAGTCGCCCCCGCACCCACGCCGGTTTCCGTGATGGAGCCCGACGCTCCCCCGCCGATCGAAGAGGATTACTACGAAGAGTACGAAGAAGAGCCGGTCGATCTTGCGATGCAGACGACGCTCAATGCTCCGCCGGAGCCCGTTGCGGCGCCGGCGCTGTCGAAGCCGATGACGCTCGACGAAGCGCGCGAGAAGTTCCCCGAGTTCCGCGAAGCATGCGAACTGGTCGAGCGCCACTTCAACGTGCAGCCCACGCACTTCAACGGCGAAAAAGTCGCCGAGGCGTAG